The Euphorbia lathyris chromosome 2, ddEupLath1.1, whole genome shotgun sequence genome includes a window with the following:
- the LOC136217221 gene encoding pyruvate dehydrogenase E1 component subunit beta, mitochondrial-like, translating to MLFSKITKGLLDKYGPDRVLDTPITEAGFTGIGVGAAYHGLKPVVEFMTFNFSMQAIDHIINSAAKSCYMSAGQLFVPIVFRGRNGAAVGVGAQYSHV from the exons ATGTTGTTCTCAAAG ATAACTAAAGGGCTTCTGGATAAGTATGGTCCTGACAGGGTTCTTGATACCCCAATTACTGAG GCTGGATTTACTGGAATTGGAGTTGGTGCTGCTTACCATGGTTTGAAGCCAGTTGTTGAGTTTATGACATTTAACTTCTCTATGCAG GCTATTGACCACATTATAAATTCAGCTGCAAAATCTTGCTATATGTCTGCTGGCCAGTTATTTGTGCCCATAGTTTTCAGAGGACGTAATGGAGCTGCTGTAGGAGTTGGTGCCCAGTACTCCCATGTATAG